A region of Staphylococcus sp. IVB6181 DNA encodes the following proteins:
- a CDS encoding transposase gives MNKSYSLDFKLKILQEYKSGQIGYGSLAKKYNIHHSYIERWIYQYDTFGIQGLTFDMTKRKYSKEEKCEIIEYRLEHHLSYKETAKIFNIPNPSLIAQWQKKFNEYGILGLKPKPKGRVSKAMKNKKSESSNQPLNETEREELERLRYENKLLEIQIELEKKLQSLARKNQTKK, from the coding sequence ATGAATAAAAGTTATAGTTTAGATTTCAAACTTAAAATATTACAAGAATACAAAAGCGGACAAATTGGTTATGGTTCATTAGCTAAAAAGTACAATATTCATCATTCTTATATTGAAAGATGGATCTATCAGTACGATACCTTCGGTATTCAAGGTCTTACTTTTGATATGACAAAAAGAAAATATTCAAAAGAAGAAAAATGTGAAATCATAGAATACCGATTGGAACATCATTTATCGTATAAAGAAACTGCGAAAATATTTAATATTCCTAACCCTTCCTTAATTGCTCAATGGCAGAAGAAATTTAATGAGTATGGTATTCTTGGCTTAAAACCAAAACCGAAAGGTCGTGTGTCCAAAGCCATGAAAAATAAGAAGAGTGAATCGTCTAACCAACCATTAAACGAAACTGAAAGAGAAGAACTTGAAAGACTACGTTATGAAAATAAATTGTTGGAAATCCAAATTGAACTCGAAAAAAAGTTACAATCCTTAGCTCGAAAAAATCAAACAAAGAAATAG
- a CDS encoding iron-hydroxamate ABC transporter substrate-binding protein codes for MKKLLIPMIILVFVLAACGKQSNDQKDSKQEMRSYTMDNGKKVKIPKDPKRIAVVAPTYAGGIKKLGGNIVAVNSQVDDSPILKEKFKDVEKIGATGSEDVEKVIKQKPDLIIVYSTDKNIKKYQKAAPTVVFDYAKHKYLDQQIELGKLLGKEDQAKKWTEEWKKQTSKDGKAIKNKIGEDATVSLLDEFDKKLYTYGPNWGRGGEVIYQAFGLKMPEKQKELVEKEGWAEIKQEKIPEYAGDYIVSTRAGKAVPSYTETNLWKNLPAVKNNHVIKVDAKTYWYNDPYTLEFMRKDLKEKFMK; via the coding sequence ATGAAGAAATTATTGATTCCTATGATTATTTTAGTATTCGTTCTTGCCGCTTGCGGTAAACAATCAAATGATCAAAAAGATTCAAAGCAAGAAATGCGTTCATATACAATGGATAATGGAAAGAAAGTAAAAATACCGAAAGACCCTAAACGTATTGCAGTAGTAGCACCTACATATGCGGGCGGTATTAAAAAATTAGGCGGCAACATTGTCGCAGTCAACAGCCAAGTCGATGACAGCCCTATTTTAAAAGAAAAATTCAAAGACGTTGAAAAAATCGGCGCAACTGGCAGTGAAGATGTAGAAAAAGTTATCAAACAAAAACCAGATTTAATTATCGTTTACTCAACTGATAAAAACATCAAGAAATATCAAAAAGCAGCACCTACTGTAGTCTTTGACTATGCTAAACATAAATACCTTGATCAGCAAATTGAATTAGGTAAATTATTAGGCAAAGAAGACCAAGCGAAAAAATGGACAGAAGAATGGAAAAAACAAACTTCTAAAGACGGCAAAGCTATTAAAAACAAAATCGGTGAAGATGCGACTGTTTCTTTATTAGACGAATTTGATAAAAAACTTTATACGTACGGTCCTAACTGGGGTCGCGGCGGCGAAGTAATTTATCAAGCATTCGGTTTGAAAATGCCTGAAAAACAAAAAGAACTTGTTGAAAAAGAAGGCTGGGCAGAAATCAAACAAGAAAAAATCCCTGAATATGCAGGCGATTACATCGTATCAACACGTGCAGGCAAAGCAGTACCTTCATACACAGAAACAAATCTATGGAAAAACTTGCCGGCAGTTAAAAATAATCACGTGATTAAAGTTGATGCTAAAACTTATTGGTACAATGACCCGTATACACTAGAGTTTATGCGTAAAGATCTTAAAGAGAAATTCATGAAATAA
- a CDS encoding ATP-binding cassette domain-containing protein: MTISQKRFNGNSRSTVGTISDIYASVRLLWSRIGTPFVGYSDVFSFSSPSGMCKTCEGLGYIEDINLDELLDWDKSLNEGAIDFPSFGPDKERGKVYRDSGLFDNDKKLKDYTQKELDLFLYQEPMKLKNPPKAWRKSAKYVGLIPRFSRIFLGDKEFAKKRYAKHLKNVVTTKVCPTCHGQRFNQKILSCKINGYNISDFTKMTIKENLEFLDQLNQPTAEFIIAPLRKQLEALDFIGLSYLTLDRVTTTLSGGEAQRLKLIRHLNSPLSDLVYIIDEPSIGLHPEDIQKINQILQSLKAKGNTVLIVEHDPDVIKEADHVIDMGPGSGKNGGEITFEGDYQALLQSDTATGDALRKSHQFKSSPRPIKDYYHLGPITRNNLKQVTADIPKHVLTVMTGVAGSGKSTLVKAGFEDDDNTVFVDQKAVQGSSRSNLLTYLGVFDDVRKFFSKHTGLSKAMFSYNSKGACLNCGGKGYIKTELAFMADFSQTCEVCHGKRYKPEVLDATVDGYNIADVLELTVDEGINFFKGHKAIEDALRSLSKTGLNYMALGQPLDTLSGGEIQRVKLSQHLIEPTSDKVYIFDEPTTGLHEEDIPLLLNRFNELIEEGNTVILIEHNLSMMCEADWMIDVGPGPGLDGGQVLFCGRPEDLLETDTLTAKHLKRCISK, translated from the coding sequence ATGACTATCAGTCAAAAGCGCTTTAACGGTAATTCTCGTTCTACAGTCGGTACGATTTCTGATATCTACGCTTCTGTACGATTGCTTTGGTCGCGGATCGGAACACCTTTTGTCGGCTATTCTGATGTCTTCTCATTTAGCAGTCCTTCAGGTATGTGCAAAACTTGTGAAGGTTTAGGTTATATTGAAGATATCAACTTAGATGAATTGCTGGATTGGGATAAATCACTCAATGAAGGTGCGATTGACTTCCCTTCTTTCGGTCCGGATAAAGAACGCGGAAAGGTTTATCGCGACAGCGGACTCTTTGATAATGATAAGAAACTGAAAGATTATACACAAAAAGAATTGGACTTGTTCTTATATCAAGAGCCTATGAAATTAAAAAATCCGCCGAAAGCTTGGCGCAAGTCCGCTAAATATGTTGGATTGATTCCTAGATTCAGCCGTATCTTTTTAGGAGATAAAGAGTTTGCGAAAAAGCGTTATGCGAAACATTTAAAAAATGTCGTAACAACTAAAGTATGTCCGACTTGTCACGGACAGCGATTCAATCAAAAGATATTAAGTTGTAAAATCAACGGTTATAACATTTCTGATTTTACTAAAATGACAATTAAAGAGAACCTTGAATTTTTAGATCAGCTCAATCAACCGACCGCAGAATTTATTATCGCACCGCTTCGAAAACAACTCGAAGCTTTAGATTTTATCGGCTTAAGCTATCTGACGCTTGATCGTGTGACTACTACATTATCCGGCGGTGAAGCGCAGCGCTTGAAATTAATCCGCCACTTAAACAGCCCATTGTCTGATTTAGTCTACATTATTGATGAACCCAGCATCGGCTTGCATCCGGAAGACATTCAAAAAATCAATCAAATCTTGCAGTCGCTTAAAGCTAAAGGCAATACAGTATTAATAGTAGAACATGATCCGGATGTCATAAAAGAAGCCGACCACGTCATTGATATGGGTCCTGGCTCTGGTAAAAACGGCGGTGAGATTACATTTGAAGGTGATTATCAAGCATTACTGCAATCGGACACTGCAACAGGTGATGCTTTGCGCAAATCACATCAGTTCAAATCCAGTCCAAGACCGATTAAGGATTACTACCATTTAGGGCCAATTACGCGCAATAACCTTAAACAAGTGACAGCAGATATTCCAAAACACGTGCTGACTGTCATGACAGGTGTTGCTGGTTCAGGAAAGAGTACACTTGTAAAAGCAGGGTTTGAAGATGATGACAACACCGTATTCGTCGATCAAAAAGCTGTACAAGGCTCAAGTCGTTCTAACTTATTGACGTACCTCGGTGTCTTTGATGACGTACGCAAATTCTTCAGCAAGCATACTGGATTAAGCAAAGCGATGTTCAGTTATAATTCCAAAGGCGCTTGTCTGAATTGCGGCGGTAAAGGCTATATCAAAACTGAACTTGCTTTTATGGCAGACTTCTCTCAAACATGCGAAGTGTGTCACGGCAAACGTTATAAACCAGAAGTATTAGATGCGACTGTTGATGGTTATAATATCGCAGACGTATTAGAATTGACTGTAGATGAAGGCATTAATTTCTTTAAAGGACATAAAGCTATTGAAGATGCCTTGCGTTCCCTCAGCAAAACCGGTTTGAATTATATGGCTTTAGGTCAGCCGTTAGATACATTATCCGGCGGTGAAATACAACGTGTTAAGTTAAGCCAGCATTTGATTGAACCGACTTCAGACAAAGTCTATATTTTCGATGAACCTACTACAGGTCTGCATGAAGAAGATATTCCGCTGTTATTGAATCGTTTTAATGAATTAATAGAAGAAGGCAATACAGTCATTTTAATCGAACATAACTTATCTATGATGTGCGAAGCAGATTGGATGATTGATGTCGGTCCAGGACCTGGATTAGACGGCGGTCAAGTCCTGTTTTGCGGCCGTCCTGAAGATTTGCTTGAAACCGATACTTTAACAGCGAAGCATTTGAAACGCTGCATTTCTAAATAA
- the nhaC gene encoding Na+/H+ antiporter NhaC yields MKRMPTLLESISTIIVMMILVIVGFVVFGIPVQPLLILSAAYAAVIAWRVGLRWKDLEEGITERLSTAMPTIYIILCVGIVVGTWMYSGTVPALIYYGLKLLNPSYFLVSAFLISAITSMATGTAWGSASTAGIALIAIAHQLHIDPGMAAGAIIAGAVFGDKMSPLSDTTNLAAMVTNVNIFSHIKAMMWTTIPASIIGMIVWFFAGLNHKSGADKSQINALLRQLENVYHLNFAVWIPAIVIIVCLLMRFSTVPGMLVSCVAAIFVGALNHGFKFADGFKAAFDGFKPDMIVQQVHLNDKASTLLEQGGMMSMTQVIVTIFCGYAFAGIVEKSGCLTVMLNTIKDKVTSPGTLILVTVVSGLIMVLAAGVASVVIIVVGMLLYDMYDEMKLSRTNLSRTLEDAGTMIIPLIPWGTSGIYYTQQLGVDVYSYFIWTVPCYLCVVFALFYGFTGWSIKKEKSPNATHYTQHD; encoded by the coding sequence ATGAAAAGAATGCCGACATTACTTGAATCAATTTCTACAATTATCGTTATGATGATTTTGGTAATTGTAGGATTTGTAGTATTTGGAATTCCGGTACAGCCGTTATTAATTCTTTCAGCTGCTTATGCTGCGGTAATTGCGTGGCGTGTAGGATTGCGCTGGAAAGATTTAGAAGAGGGGATTACAGAACGGTTAAGTACTGCCATGCCGACAATTTACATTATTCTATGTGTCGGAATTGTGGTTGGGACTTGGATGTATTCAGGCACTGTACCTGCACTGATTTATTATGGTTTAAAGTTATTGAATCCTAGTTATTTCTTAGTATCTGCTTTCTTGATTTCAGCTATTACGTCTATGGCGACAGGGACTGCTTGGGGATCAGCTTCAACTGCCGGGATTGCATTAATTGCGATTGCCCATCAGTTACATATTGATCCAGGCATGGCAGCAGGTGCTATTATTGCAGGCGCAGTATTCGGAGATAAAATGTCTCCGTTATCTGATACAACAAACTTAGCCGCAATGGTCACAAACGTTAACATTTTCTCACACATCAAAGCGATGATGTGGACGACTATTCCTGCATCGATTATAGGGATGATTGTATGGTTCTTTGCGGGACTGAATCATAAATCAGGCGCAGATAAAAGCCAAATCAATGCTTTATTGCGTCAGTTAGAAAATGTTTATCATTTAAACTTTGCAGTATGGATTCCTGCGATTGTGATTATTGTTTGTCTTTTAATGCGTTTTTCAACAGTACCTGGCATGCTCGTGTCATGTGTTGCGGCGATTTTTGTCGGCGCATTGAATCATGGGTTTAAATTTGCGGATGGTTTCAAAGCTGCATTCGACGGCTTTAAACCAGATATGATTGTACAACAGGTACATTTGAATGATAAAGCCTCAACATTGCTTGAACAAGGCGGTATGATGAGCATGACACAAGTCATTGTGACAATCTTTTGCGGTTATGCATTTGCGGGCATTGTTGAAAAATCCGGTTGTTTAACAGTGATGTTAAATACAATTAAAGACAAAGTAACTTCTCCAGGTACATTGATTTTAGTGACAGTAGTATCTGGTTTGATCATGGTCTTAGCTGCCGGTGTTGCATCAGTAGTTATTATCGTAGTAGGTATGCTGCTGTATGATATGTATGATGAAATGAAATTATCCAGAACTAATTTATCACGTACATTAGAAGATGCAGGTACGATGATCATCCCATTAATACCTTGGGGGACTTCAGGTATTTACTATACACAACAACTCGGTGTTGATGTTTATTCTTACTTCATTTGGACGGTGCCTTGTTATTTATGTGTGGTATTCGCATTGTTTTATGGCTTTACTGGATGGAGTATCAAGAAAGAAAAATCACCGAATGCAACACATTATACACAGCACGATTAA
- a CDS encoding DoxX family protein, which produces MLLRYLNNIKIAKELLQASEPKLKGDPGMKDTFENVFGLDSKWVTVAGALEAASGLIYLLSFGNKKMTNVASLLAVGVLGVAIYKHYEAGHGKEGAKHATDLVKLAVLSSADTISFCKK; this is translated from the coding sequence ATGTTATTACGTTATTTAAACAATATTAAAATTGCTAAGGAATTATTGCAGGCTTCAGAACCTAAATTAAAAGGCGACCCAGGTATGAAAGATACATTCGAAAATGTATTCGGTCTTGATTCTAAATGGGTAACTGTAGCAGGTGCACTTGAAGCAGCAAGTGGTTTAATCTACTTATTAAGCTTCGGAAACAAAAAAATGACAAACGTTGCTTCATTATTAGCAGTAGGTGTATTAGGTGTTGCTATCTATAAACACTACGAAGCTGGTCACGGTAAAGAAGGCGCTAAACACGCTACAGACTTAGTGAAATTAGCAGTATTATCTTCTGCTGACACAATTTCATTCTGCAAAAAATAA
- a CDS encoding urea transporter: MILIGIFIASKKAGIYSIAANIIGVVVVMMFGANHDEINAGLYGYNVVLVILALGVTFKEASVFNKYLSMLFGIIITVVMHAGLVTWLKPFGLPVFTLPFIVATWIMLLAGKSAYAKSKNETQV; this comes from the coding sequence TTGATACTGATAGGTATTTTTATAGCTTCGAAAAAAGCAGGCATTTACTCAATTGCGGCCAATATTATCGGCGTGGTTGTGGTTATGATGTTCGGTGCCAACCATGATGAAATCAATGCCGGCCTTTATGGTTATAATGTCGTCCTTGTAATTTTAGCTTTAGGTGTGACATTTAAAGAGGCATCTGTCTTTAACAAATACTTAAGTATGTTGTTTGGAATCATTATTACCGTAGTCATGCATGCAGGCTTAGTCACATGGCTGAAACCTTTCGGTCTGCCGGTATTTACCTTGCCGTTTATTGTCGCAACATGGATTATGCTGCTGGCGGGCAAATCTGCGTATGCAAAGTCTAAAAATGAAACGCAAGTATAA
- a CDS encoding acyl-CoA dehydrogenase family protein, whose protein sequence is MLESGLIHSDIQRKWLKKLQAVKADFQAHAEHNDLNSRFPYENIEWLKQEGYTLLTLPKAYGGEGATVEDMVILQTYLGAIDGATALSIGWHLSVVGQLYEEKKWDDDLLNQFAKAVKEGALINRAVSEADTGSPTRGGKPSTHAVKEGDSYILNGVKTFTSMSPALTHFLVSGYNEATDQYGFFLVEEGTPGLSIAQTWNVLGMRATESHDLVLENVKIPTENFVEIAGGPKSPNGWILHIPSVYLGIAQAAADYAKDFAKTHQPNSIDQSIAHLPTVQQSVGEMESLLLSSRAFLWSTARMYHESPDAPVWNETSASKVLVMNQGLQVIDITMRIVGAKSLEMERPLQRYYRDMRAGLHNPPMQDAAYTNIAKSELDLF, encoded by the coding sequence TTGTTAGAATCAGGATTAATACACTCAGACATACAACGAAAATGGTTAAAGAAATTACAAGCTGTCAAAGCAGACTTTCAGGCACATGCAGAACATAACGACCTCAACAGCCGCTTCCCTTATGAAAATATTGAATGGCTGAAACAAGAAGGCTATACCTTATTAACATTGCCTAAAGCCTATGGCGGCGAAGGTGCAACAGTAGAAGATATGGTCATCTTGCAGACCTATTTAGGCGCAATAGACGGCGCAACTGCACTATCAATCGGCTGGCATTTAAGCGTTGTCGGACAGCTCTATGAAGAAAAGAAATGGGATGACGACTTACTAAATCAGTTTGCAAAAGCGGTTAAAGAAGGCGCATTGATTAATCGTGCAGTCAGCGAAGCAGATACCGGCAGTCCGACACGCGGAGGAAAACCTTCGACACATGCGGTTAAAGAAGGTGACAGCTACATCTTAAACGGTGTTAAAACTTTCACTTCAATGAGCCCTGCACTGACACATTTCTTAGTAAGCGGCTACAATGAAGCAACAGATCAGTACGGTTTCTTCTTAGTTGAAGAAGGTACACCAGGTTTATCGATTGCACAAACATGGAATGTCCTAGGCATGCGTGCTACTGAAAGCCATGATTTAGTGCTGGAAAATGTTAAAATCCCGACTGAAAATTTCGTAGAAATCGCAGGCGGTCCTAAAAGTCCGAATGGATGGATTTTACATATTCCAAGTGTTTATTTAGGAATTGCTCAAGCAGCAGCGGATTATGCGAAAGACTTTGCGAAAACACATCAGCCGAACAGTATCGATCAATCTATTGCCCATCTCCCTACCGTTCAGCAATCTGTCGGAGAGATGGAATCATTATTGCTGTCATCACGCGCATTCTTATGGTCAACTGCACGTATGTATCATGAATCGCCGGATGCACCTGTATGGAACGAAACGTCAGCGAGCAAAGTCTTGGTTATGAACCAAGGTCTGCAAGTGATTGATATTACAATGCGTATCGTCGGTGCTAAAAGTTTAGAAATGGAACGTCCGCTTCAACGTTATTATCGTGATATGCGTGCCGGTCTTCATAACCCGCCGATGCAAGATGCTGCTTATACGAACATTGCAAAATCTGAACTCGACCTATTTTAA
- the ureG gene encoding urease accessory protein UreG, whose product MTQPIKIGIGGPVGAGKTELVEKVVKHLKEELSIGVITNDIYTKEDEKILVNSGVLPADRIIGVETGGCPHTAIREDASMNFAAIDELIERHEDIELIFVESGGDNLAATFSPELVDFSIYIIDVAQGEKIPRKGGQGMIKSDFFVINKTDLAPYVGASLDQMAEDTRTFRGDRPFTFTNLKTEEGLDNVINWIERDVLLKGLE is encoded by the coding sequence ATGACTCAACCTATTAAAATCGGAATCGGCGGACCTGTAGGCGCAGGTAAAACCGAGCTTGTAGAAAAAGTAGTCAAACATTTAAAAGAAGAATTAAGCATTGGTGTTATCACGAATGATATTTATACAAAAGAAGACGAAAAAATTCTTGTAAATTCAGGTGTCCTGCCTGCTGACCGTATTATCGGTGTAGAAACCGGCGGCTGCCCGCATACTGCAATTCGTGAAGATGCATCTATGAACTTCGCGGCGATTGATGAATTAATCGAACGTCATGAAGATATCGAATTAATCTTTGTCGAATCAGGCGGCGATAATTTAGCAGCTACATTCAGTCCTGAACTTGTAGATTTCTCAATTTATATCATCGACGTTGCACAAGGTGAAAAAATCCCGCGTAAAGGCGGACAAGGTATGATTAAATCTGATTTCTTCGTTATCAACAAAACAGATTTAGCACCTTATGTCGGCGCATCTTTAGACCAAATGGCTGAAGATACACGCACATTCCGCGGAGACCGTCCGTTCACATTCACAAACCTTAAAACAGAAGAAGGTTTAGACAATGTGATTAACTGGATTGAACGCGACGTATTGCTTAAAGGACTAGAATAA
- a CDS encoding transcriptional regulator, SarA/Rot family: MNNKNVINDLSKFVTVAQKVREVSAIIKSEYQISFEELFILNYIHNSEKERTEFNVKEIIQLSNLKPYFISKAIQKLKERKLLSKKRNKNDERTVILVVDAEQRSEIEALCDAVSKVF, encoded by the coding sequence ATGAACAACAAAAATGTTATTAATGATTTATCAAAATTTGTGACAGTAGCACAAAAGGTCAGAGAGGTTAGTGCCATTATCAAAAGCGAATATCAAATCTCTTTTGAAGAACTCTTCATTTTAAACTACATTCACAATAGCGAAAAAGAACGCACTGAATTTAATGTTAAAGAGATTATACAACTGTCCAACTTGAAACCATACTTTATTTCTAAAGCGATTCAAAAACTTAAAGAACGTAAACTTTTAAGTAAAAAACGAAATAAAAATGATGAAAGAACAGTCATTTTAGTGGTCGATGCAGAACAAAGAAGTGAAATCGAAGCACTATGCGACGCCGTCAGCAAAGTATTTTAA
- a CDS encoding patatin-like phospholipase family protein translates to MTTNAVILGAGGQFGMAWEIAYLRGLFDQGVDLRTAHEFVGTSAGAQVGTVIASDADWETIWDEQLQYEREESNPLTDEDLEIIFSKFESLASDSRTVEEWVAGMSDMAMHPRVDLPETERLNMIRNSLGNAVSGWTKGLKIVVTEVETNQRRVLDKSSDVSLVKAIAASGAFQGAYPTIQIDGKHYYDGGSYSMENPDVSEADKVIVLAADLPVKTPFALSDVIDKMKERGQKVHLVKPDKTVMDILARYDYNTMNGAMRKEVAQAARKQGQQDASAIAEFWN, encoded by the coding sequence ATGACAACCAATGCTGTTATTTTAGGTGCCGGCGGACAATTCGGCATGGCATGGGAAATCGCTTATTTAAGAGGCTTGTTTGATCAAGGTGTGGATTTACGTACGGCACATGAATTTGTCGGCACTTCAGCCGGTGCACAAGTCGGTACAGTTATAGCATCAGATGCAGACTGGGAAACAATTTGGGACGAACAGCTGCAGTATGAAAGAGAGGAAAGCAATCCATTAACGGATGAAGATTTAGAAATCATCTTCAGCAAGTTTGAATCATTAGCCAGTGATTCGCGTACAGTAGAAGAATGGGTTGCTGGTATGAGCGACATGGCGATGCATCCTAGAGTAGATTTGCCTGAAACAGAGCGTCTGAATATGATTCGCAATAGTCTCGGCAACGCTGTATCTGGTTGGACAAAAGGATTGAAAATTGTGGTGACAGAAGTTGAAACCAATCAGCGCCGTGTCTTAGATAAATCATCAGACGTTTCGTTAGTTAAAGCTATTGCGGCCAGCGGTGCCTTTCAAGGTGCGTATCCGACAATTCAAATCGACGGCAAACATTATTATGACGGCGGATCATATTCCATGGAAAATCCGGATGTGAGTGAAGCGGATAAAGTAATCGTATTAGCTGCTGATTTGCCTGTCAAAACACCTTTCGCACTTTCAGATGTGATAGATAAGATGAAAGAACGCGGACAAAAGGTACATTTAGTAAAACCAGATAAAACGGTCATGGACATTTTAGCACGTTATGACTACAACACGATGAATGGCGCCATGCGTAAAGAAGTTGCACAAGCAGCTCGCAAACAAGGCCAACAAGACGCAAGTGCTATCGCAGAATTTTGGAATTAA
- a CDS encoding CHAP domain-containing protein yields MNKIATTTIATAGLGIAALTLSHNDADAAQNNGYNPNDPYSYSYSYTIDQQGNYHYTWQGNWSQANQFNNDYSTYAQYNNNNTANNNYSNYTSYNTQATAPRTGGLGASYSTSDNNVQVTTTAAPKSSTSTMSNRTSSGANLYTSGQCTYYVFDKVGGKIGSTWGNANNWANAAAGAGYTVNNSPAAGAILQTSQGAFGHVAYVESVNSDGSINVSEMNYGQGPGVVTSRTISAGQAGSYNYIH; encoded by the coding sequence ATGAATAAAATCGCTACAACTACAATCGCTACAGCAGGATTAGGAATCGCAGCTTTAACTTTATCTCACAACGATGCAGATGCAGCTCAAAATAATGGATACAACCCTAACGATCCATATTCTTACAGCTACTCATACACAATCGACCAACAAGGTAACTACCACTACACTTGGCAAGGTAACTGGAGCCAAGCAAACCAATTCAACAATGACTACTCAACATATGCACAATACAACAATAACAACACAGCTAACAATAACTACAGCAACTACACTAGCTACAATACACAAGCAACAGCTCCACGTACTGGCGGCTTAGGTGCTTCATACTCAACATCAGACAACAACGTTCAAGTAACTACAACAGCAGCACCAAAATCAAGCACAAGCACTATGTCAAACCGCACTTCATCAGGTGCTAACCTTTACACTTCAGGTCAATGTACTTACTACGTATTTGACAAAGTAGGCGGTAAAATCGGTTCAACATGGGGCAACGCTAACAACTGGGCAAACGCAGCAGCAGGTGCTGGTTACACAGTAAACAACAGCCCAGCAGCAGGCGCTATCTTACAAACTAGCCAAGGTGCATTCGGTCACGTTGCTTACGTTGAAAGTGTTAACAGTGACGGTTCAATCAACGTTTCAGAAATGAACTACGGTCAAGGTCCTGGCGTTGTAACTTCACGTACTATCTCAGCTGGACAAGCTGGCAGCTACAACTACATTCACTAA
- a CDS encoding urease accessory protein UreD: protein MMHNVTEWTGQLDITVFNDGERSAARDIFFEKALKVIRPIYLNGSNIPTFYIVNVGGGYLDGDRYRLNVKVKENAATTLTSQGATKIYKTLKDHVEQYQTFTIEDNAYMEYVGDPIIAFKDAKFYQHNQYHIAKTGAMFYTDILTPGYSPDESHFTYTYLHLLNEIFVDGELVVFDNLLLDPKKNRVDALGYMEGYSHLGSCYFIHPDVDSTTVEALYDVIAPYTKEADCRIGITQLATHGISIRILAHETDLIEDILNDVQKDVVQKHYNREVNFLRKY from the coding sequence ATAATGCACAATGTCACAGAATGGACAGGACAACTTGATATCACTGTCTTCAATGATGGCGAGCGTTCTGCAGCACGTGACATTTTCTTTGAAAAAGCATTAAAAGTTATACGCCCTATTTATTTGAATGGTTCAAATATCCCTACATTCTATATCGTTAATGTAGGCGGCGGTTATTTAGACGGCGATCGTTATCGCTTAAATGTCAAAGTCAAAGAAAATGCGGCCACAACACTCACATCACAAGGTGCAACTAAAATCTACAAAACTTTAAAAGATCACGTTGAGCAATATCAAACATTTACTATTGAAGATAATGCTTATATGGAATATGTCGGAGATCCGATTATCGCTTTTAAAGATGCGAAATTCTATCAACACAACCAATACCATATCGCTAAAACAGGTGCGATGTTTTATACTGACATCTTAACACCGGGCTATTCTCCGGATGAATCCCACTTCACCTACACATATCTGCACTTATTGAACGAGATATTTGTGGATGGCGAATTGGTCGTATTCGATAATTTATTATTAGATCCGAAGAAAAACCGTGTAGACGCTTTAGGTTATATGGAAGGCTATTCACACTTAGGTTCTTGCTACTTCATCCATCCGGATGTCGACAGTACTACTGTTGAAGCACTCTATGATGTAATAGCGCCTTATACTAAAGAAGCAGATTGCCGAATCGGTATCACACAATTAGCAACACATGGTATCAGTATTCGTATCTTGGCACATGAAACGGATTTAATCGAAGACATTTTAAACGATGTTCAAAAAGACGTTGTTCAAAAACACTACAACAGAGAAGTCAACTTCCTAAGAAAATACTAA